The nucleotide window TACCGGCAAGGGGGTTGCTTTTAGTTATGTACCCTATGAGATAGGGCCATATGCGTTGGGGCAGGTAACGTTGTTCATTCCGTTTACGGAGCTGAAGAGTATTATGAAGAAACAGTAACAGACAAGGATATTAAAAGACAAAGACCTGAGCGATGATGAACATTGCTCAGGTCTTTGTCTTTTAGAGAAAAAGTATCTTATCCTTTCACCAGGGTACCTACATTTTTGCCCATGATTACGTTCAGGAGGTTACCTGGTTTGTTCATGTCAAATACGATGATAGGCAGTTTATTTTCCTGGCAGAGGGTGAATGCTGTCATATCCATTACGTTGAGTGATTTCTGATATACTTCAGAGAAGGTAATGGTTTCGAAGCGGGTGGCGGTGGGATCCTTTTCGGGGTCGGCGGTATAGATACCGTCTACGCGGGTTCCTTTAAGGATTACATCGGCCTGTATTTCGATAGCACGGAGTGATGCGGCGGTATCGGTTGTAAAGTACGGGTTACCGGTACCGGCGCCGAATATAACCACGCGACCTTTTTCCACGTGGCGGATAGCGCGGCGGCGGATATAAGGTTCTGCGATTTGTTCCATTTTGATAGCTGATTGGAGGCGGGTATAGAGCCCTATTTTCTCCAGTCCGCTTTGCAGGGCCATTCCGTTGATCACGGTGGCGAGCATGCCCATATAGTCACCCTGGGCTCTTTCAATGCCGGTTTCGGCTTCATTCATTCCACGGTAGATATTACCGCCACCGATGACGATGGCCACCTGAACACCCAGGTCGGTAACAGCTTTGATATCGTAGGCATACTGGGTAATTACCTTATGATCAATACCATAATTTGCATCTCCCATAAGGGCCTCACCGCTCAATTTGAGCAAAATACGCTTATACTTTGGCAACATGACGCTATAAAATATTGTAAGATTGTGATTTGTAATGTAATTACGGTATCCTAAGATACAATTAAATGGCAAAAAGCTGCAAGGGAAAGCAAAATGTCGATGATTTTGTTGTATGCAGGAGTTATGCCGCCGACTGGATTTACAGTGCGCAAAAAAAAGGAGAGAACTGGTATTCTCTCCTTTTTAATAATATGATTGTATTAACCTAAAGCGATTCGCTTAAAGCTGTTTACTTTCAGGTCAGCATCTATTGATTTCAGGTAATCTGCTACGGATTTGTTGTTATCCTTAACAAAAGCCTGTTGCAGCAGGGTGCTTTCCTTGAAGAATTTGTTCACTTTACCGGCAGCGATTTTCTCAGCCATTTCAGCTGGTTTACCTTCTGCTTTTACCTGTTCAACAGCGATTTCTCTTTCGCGTGCGATTACGTCGGCAG belongs to Chitinophaga sp. HK235 and includes:
- the pyrH gene encoding UMP kinase; its protein translation is MLPKYKRILLKLSGEALMGDANYGIDHKVITQYAYDIKAVTDLGVQVAIVIGGGNIYRGMNEAETGIERAQGDYMGMLATVINGMALQSGLEKIGLYTRLQSAIKMEQIAEPYIRRRAIRHVEKGRVVIFGAGTGNPYFTTDTAASLRAIEIQADVILKGTRVDGIYTADPEKDPTATRFETITFSEVYQKSLNVMDMTAFTLCQENKLPIIVFDMNKPGNLLNVIMGKNVGTLVKG